The sequence gagaaaaattcaaatcttgaaaatgcttctcaaaatcttactcatttacctttgactatttgcaaaaggactttgaaaagaatttacaaaagaatttgcaaaaacaaaacacgtggtgtaagcgtggtccaaaatgttaaaaatgaagaaatcaatccatgcgcatcttatgaAATTAttagttcaattctaagtaacctttgcacttacattctgcaaactagttcaactatgcacttctatatttgctttggtttgtgttggcatcaatcaccaaaaagggggagattgaaagggaaataggcttacaccttttcctaattgattttggtggttgaattgcccaacacaaataattggactaactagtttgctctagattatgagttctacaggtgccaaaggttcacaacaaaccaataaaaagaccgagaaaggattcaaatatagagagcataagtcagccgaagtgtgccttggtctggtgcatcggactgtccggtgtgccaccggacagtgtccggtgcaccagggactccaactccgaactgctcaccttcgggaattctggaggccgctccgctataattcaccggactgtccggtgtagcaccggatagtgtccggtggcgcatcagactgtccggtgtgccagcggagcaacgactactttgcgccaacggtcgtctgcagaaggcattaaatgcgctacagtgcgcgccagagtcagagcagtgccagatggcgcaccggacagtgaacagtgcctgtccggtgcaccaccggactgtctggtggcccagaagacagaagctccaacggtcggaatccaacggccaggtgacgtggcagacgcaccggatagtgtccggtggcacaccggactgtccggtgcgccatgcaacaacagccttcaccaaacggttagtttggtggttggggctataaatacccccaaccacccaccattcattgcatccaagttttctgacttcccacaccttacaagagctatagcattcaatacaagacacaccaaagagatcaaatcctctcccaagtccatagatcatttccaatcaaatagtgactagtgagagagtgacttgtgttcatttgagctcttgcgcttggattgcttctttttctcattctttcttgtgatcaactcaattgtaactgaggcaagagacaccaattgtgtggtgatccttgcggggactttgtgtcccgtttgattgaaaagagaagctcactcggtctaagtgaccgtttgagagagggaaagggttgaaagagacccggtctttgtgaccacctcaacggggagtaggtttgcaagaaccgaacctcggtaaaacaaatcatcgtgtctcactctttatttgctcacgatttgtttttcgccctctctctcggactcgttcatatttctaacgctaacccgacttgtagttgtgcttaagtttataaatttcagattcgccctattcaccccccccccctctaggcgactttcaggaggCAATGCAGAGCGCCGATGGAAAGGTACTCTTCTCTCATAAGAGAGTAAAGGGTACTCTTCTCTCATAAGAGAGTCAATTATATACCACTGCACTTTTAGAACTAAAAGGTTTACCATCTCTTCTGCTATACTTGATCTTATACCACCACCCACCAGTATAAATGAAACACAAATCTACTGCATTCGGATCGCACCTTAGGTCGCCGCCTCGTTCCTGGACAAGCTGTTGGGCGCGTCTGGCTCACCAGAATCCGCATTTCAGGTGGCTGTCGTCGTGACGCAGCCGCCGGCTGCCAAGAACGGGGGGTGGCCGCTGGACAATATTGTAATGCTTTGAAATACATGATAACAAAGAATACAAATAATACTAAAATTAATTTGTTTACATGTaaatggataaaaatgatttgaTATCTGAACTCAATTTGACAGACGTCTATTTTGTATTTCCCGTTTAGAGCTTCAATAGCTGCCAATGCTTGATTTTTTGTTTGATACTTTATGAAGGCATAACCAGCTGCAAAGAGAAAAGTTAATAGACAATAGACATTTGAGACAATGCATATCATTCTATTCATAAGGAAAGCAACTTCTCTGCAGGATATTACCTTTGTTTGTTGTGAACTCTCAAAAATTGCAAATCCTTGACATTCGCATATTTGGAATATCATCATAACCCTACAAAGAACAATCTAAGTCAGACACCACAATGATAAAGATCATTTGTACTACAATATAGGCCCATATTGTGATACAAGTAAATGATACTTCTACTTAAAGCTTTGGGAGTTACAGAACATATAGTGGACAAAATATGACCCAAACTATTGTGCCGAGCTCAATAAATTGAAATTTGACCCAAAACTAAAACCACAATACTGATATAAATCATCTAAATTCCCTGTCGTCCTAGTCTTCTGGTTGCAACCATAAACCGTGCTACATGAAGCACCTCCGTGAAAAGAGTTCAACCAAGATTTTAAAGTATTTAGCAAAGGCACGAAGAATTGTCTAAACATCACCTTCTTGCCTTCAGGGTCTTTGATTTTCTTTGGAGGAAGAATATCCCAATCATCGTAGATGTTGCCAGATTGCTTATGAAGTGTTGTATGTGGCATAAGGTCAGATGATCATTGTTATCAAACTGACAAATGCTTATGAAGTAGTTACAGGGACCACATTGATATTTATGAAATAGGAAATGGGCAGAAAGTGGAAGAAGATAAGACGGTAAAGTCAAGTTGGCTGAAACAAATAGAAAACGAAGCTTATTACCTCTGAGGCTGTAATGTTGTCCTGTATGGTTCTCATGACATATCGATGAATTTGCTAGGAGTTTATGATGACAGGACCTTGCTTTTCGACCTAGGTAAGTACACATTTGGTGTGGCATCGTTAATAGAATGTATATCTTATATGCGAGTTGGTATATTTCAAGTGCCTGAATTTAGATAGACAATTATTAGTACATTTATAAGGTAAGAGAGTTTACTTCTTTCTGTACTCAAACAATAAAAAATAATATGGTGTCTAAACAAATTTAGACAATTGATTATTAGTATAATTAAAAGGACAACTTATAAGAGAGAATTTACATGGTTTACTGCACTCAAACAATGATAAGATCTATGGTGCCTAAATAAGAACAGTAAATCAGGCATACCTTATAAGTAATGCAACAATCGAATTACCGAAGAACAATACAGAGCAGAGTTCTAAAGCAGTAGAAGAAATTCATAACACTATAATCCTCAATGCAGCCACAGTTCCCTTCCCCCCCACTCAGATAACAATCTTACAGCTCACAAATCCTCTCTGCCATGTTAACCAGAGCATAGACTATGGAGAGGCGGTGTTGCTCTCCGTGCAAGCGCGAGAGGCGGTGTTGGTTGATGTCGTTGAAGCGGAGCTCGCGCGGGGGTGAATCTCGACGAGCACGTCCTCGCTGCCCATCGCCACCTCCCAGCCGTGGCTAGCTAGAGAGTAGAGAGGAAGGACACAGAGAGATCAAAGTAGTTGCTCTCCACGTGGCCTCGAGAGGTGGTGTTGGTTGAGGTGCGATGGTGGCGAGGCGCCCAAGCCTGGATCCCTTGTCGTGGGTGGCGGACGAGCGGGCCTGGACCGGCATTGATTAAGACCCGATGGCGGCGAGGGACGTGGGGGTGGGGGGGCGATGCACAAGGTCGAGGCCGTCGCGGACGATGATGGAGAGGTCGAGCGCCTTAACGACGTGGTCGGAGAAATCGGGGACGAGGCAGATGAGTGGGGGCCGCGCGAGGGGCGAGTCCCGAGGTCCGAAGAGCGAGcatgagggagaggggagggtgcCGGGATGGAGATCGTGGGGGTGCGGTTGAGGTCGACGACACGACATCGGTGAGGGTGGAGGGAGCGACGCATGACGGAGACGTTAGGATGAGAAGGTAATCGCGAATCACGATCTGCGGGTGTGAGAGAGAAAGCAGAGAGAGTGAGGAGACGAGCGGGCGTGGGCAGCGACCGACGGATGACACGGGCAGTGTAGATTGATCGGAGGTAGAACAAGGGAGACAGCTTATCCCTTACCTTCTTCATAGTAGTAGAGATAATAGATCTATGATGCCATTTAGTGATAAAGCTTTGGAGTCTGCTGTACGGCCTTCGCCTCCAGCGACGGCCGCGCCTACACGTAGTGGTGCCACTGCTAGAATTTGTCAGGAACACAAGCACACAAGAATCCGAAAATGAAAGGCAGCAGCCAGCAGGGAACACGCCGGGCCTGGAACTAGGTCAGTGTCGTCTACACGTGGTGGACGCAGTCGTATGTGTTGATGTCGTCTGCCGTGCACCTGAGGCCCAGGCGCCGCCCGCACGAGTACTGCTCGCCGCGCGCCTCAGCGCCATCCGCAGTTTGCTCGCGCCGCCTGAGCACAACCACGAGGCCCCACGTCCGACTCCCGAGCGCTGCCAACCACATGCCTAAACGCTGCCCACCGCACGCCGTCTGAGCACCGCCGCGCGATCGCGCACCCTCGCGTGGCCCTCTTCTCGTGGCAATTGTGgttagggatgaaaacgaacCGATACATTAGGATGCAGAGTTATTCCCGTATGCTACCTTAGTGTATTTCTCTTGACCGGATATGGATAGTTAAGATTTAGAACGGATACATGATGGAACCGGGTAATAATCCAGACGGGTAAGAAACAGATAATGGATACTACTCGGATAGATAATTATCGGGTAGTTAGTCCCGATGATATAATCGAACCATCCAACAAATACataaattaagcaatatataatcatgtatatgatagatcaaatgTAGCAAAGGAAACTGATAAAATTGACATCATGTAGATCAAAGTTACTAATCACAAGAACATTGTAGAACCAACACCACAATATTAAAAAtccataaaatattctagtttcactcaaaaaatgcaaataagttacaaaaactaataaacattttatacgaAGATAAATCAAGTTCTTGTATAAAAAATAATAAAGTAAAGTActaattatgttgaaacttggatacttacagtgatttcacatgtaactcatacaaataagtgaaagtgaaataAAGAAACGCGGACATCTTATAAatcttatgatccaaacattttttatggttatatatagacatatgttgtgcctccgtaaaatttcacggtttttgaggctatttatgtattattaaaTTCTTATCATAGAAAATCATCGAAATACAATTAAATCCATGAAATATTGTAGCGTCGATcagaaattgcaaataagttaccgatactaataaatagtctataAAAAAGATAACCTTAACCTTAAGTTCCCACATAGAGATAACCTTAAGCCCCACACATAAAAATGATAAAAGtctattaatttgatataaatttggaTATTATTTCATTGATTTTGACAtaaagatatgtttaaacaaaaaattgatagactacaaagttatagatctctttgagctctacaattttcatataaacttttcTTCATCTGATtttatatgtaaaagttatgattttataactatattatgcagaaaaagaaaaaaacgggtactcgaattccgggtacccgtatccgacccgaatctgAAACTGTATTATCCGAGTATTACttgtatccgtcccgaatataaaaataTCCGAATCCGTATCCGAAAAAACGAATATTTGCACTATCCGTATCCGATACCCGACGGGTAtacttagagatggcaatgggtaaatacccaccgaGTATTACTAcctcatacccatacccacgacacaaaaataaccccatcgggtcacccatatacatTGGCGGGTATGaatttacccccatacccatacccatgtgggtatgggttacccatcgggtcacccgtacccacaaaaattaaaaaTCTATCAAAACATTAtattatacaaatgtcaagtatatccatctaaatactattacaaaatttctagcattatttaaccatccattcaacacaccaaagataattggataaaatagtaacactaggatagtactacatagcacattatatgttccattacatggtcattaaattgttgTTAAGCCTTCTATTACATTATGGCCTAAAAAGTAGTAAAAAGGATGGATGACTAAAACCCAAGTTAATGtttgggctaagtttatattgggtattttatatccacgggttaacgggtatgggtgaaggcggaacattctaatacccgtttacccattgggtgaagatttttgcccaataacaaacccgcgggtagaatatttagcccatatacataccctaatggagtaaatacccatcgggtatcgggtcgcgggtacccattgccatctctaggtaTACTCGACCCGTTTTCACCCATAATTGTGGTCTTGTGTGCGGGGCGTTGAGAGGGCGGTTTGTGAGTGATGATCTACAGATTTATGACCGTTGGATATaattgagagggagagggaggaggtaAATGAAGCAATACAGAGTGTAGGTTTTAATGGTGAGATAATTTATGTTAATTTTTTGTGTGTACTTAGTGATGTTTTAAGTGGTGGATTATACGAGGCAGAGATAGAGAAGAGATAGAGAGTAAAGATAGACAAGAAAATTCAAAGGTCCGTTGCATCACAGTAATGGCCCGTCAGCCTGCTTCCCTTGGCCCATCTAGAAAGCGGTTGCTTCGGGCTTCGAGGCCTTACTCGtcggctgctcctgcccgcctccgTCTCCCACAGCCCACAGTCCCACACAGCCACGGCCACGCCGCCGTCCTCGAGCCGCCTGATGAGCTGCCTCCGCCGCGCTTCCCGCCTCACCCGGGGTCTCTCTTCCTCCTCGGCGGCGGAGGCGGAgacgctcccgccgccgcgccccTCTGCGGGTCGCCGCGTGGTCGTGACGGGGCTGGGCGCCGTCACGCCGCTGGCGCGCGGCGTGGGCGCCACCTGGGATCGCCTCGTCGCGGGGAGATGCGCCGTGCGCTCTCTCGCCGCAGAGGACCTCCGCTTTCCGGAGGAAGCAGCGGGGAGGACGCTCGAGCAGCTCCCGTCCAGGGTGGTCGCCGCCGTGCCGCGCGGGAAGGGCGAGGACGAGTTCGCCGAGGACACGTGGACCAAGGTGTCATGCTTTACTTTTGTTGCTCACGGTGTCCATGTGCGAGTACGCGATCATTGTGCCATTTGTTTGCTTACTTCATGTTCTTAATTTTTTATTGAACTTTCTTGTTTCCAGGATAAATCTGTATCAGGATTTATTTCCTATGCTCTGTGTGCAGCTGATGAGGCTTTAAGAGATGCAAATTGGTTGCCTTCCGAAgatgataagaaggaaagaaCGGTACCATGTGTCTTCTGTAGAAGCTCATTTTCATATTCGTACTTGTATTTTTGAGTTCTGGGTCTGATTAATGCTGTATCAGGGAGTCTCTATTGGTGGAGGGATTGGAAGCATCTCCGATATCTTAGATGCATCACAAATGATCATCGAAAATGTTTGTATCCTTGCTCCTGCACTGCAAGTTTGCTGTTTGCAACACCAACACTCATTGTATGCTATGGTAGTTCAATTTTAAATGATGCATTTTAAATGATGATTGCAAACAGTTAGATAATTCCTCTTCATTGATATGTGTTTCTATGATCTCAACTTCTGTTCATCTATTGTATGATATGTTGAGAATGTATCGAGGAAATGCAATGTTAGAAGTCTTGTTTAGACCAGATCACCAGATGTCCAAAAGCAATCCAATATGTATATGGTTTATCTTGTTGCCATGCTTTTGGCTTGCAATGacacacatgcatcacaatataaaTGATCATATTCTAGTTACTTCCAATCCTGAAAGGTATAGTGTtgttttttttttccttttttaacAGCGTCTACGTCGTCTCAGCCCATACTTCATCCCCAAGATTTTGATCAACATGGCATCAGGTCATGTCAGCATGAGATATGGTTTCCAGGTGATCTTCCTTGTTGCCATTTAGAATAGCTATGGTTTTTCATTGAATGGATGTTAATAGTAGTAGTCATGCTTCTAGCTTAGGGTCCAAACCATGCTGCTGTGACAGCTTGCGCCACTGGTGCTCACTCTATTGGCGATGCTACTAGGATGATCCAATTTGGTGATGCCGATGTGATGGTGGCTGGTGGAACTGAGTCCAATATTGATGCTTTGTCTATAGCGGGATTTTCTAGGTAAGTATGTtcccaaatgttttgttttgtctGTCTTCCAAAACACTACTGTATGTTTTGCTTGCAAAAAATAGTACTGTGTGTGCTTTCCTTTTATGCTTTACTATGGTTATTAGGAGACATCACTGAATATGAGGGTTGTAGTAAGCAATAGAGAACCCATTTTTTCGCATCCACTAACAACCACTCAAATGTAAATGCAAATTTGCAAACTTTAGGTACCTTCATGTTTTGGCTTTTGCCCACTGTTGCTGATCGATATGTAGTTTTCCTCCTTATTAGTGCGACCAACCAATACCTTATTCCATTTTTCATTTACATTTTGCAGGTTAAGAGCATTGTCTACAAAATATAATTCCTCTCCACTTTTAGCTTCAAGACCTTTTGATTGCGGTAGAGATGGATTTGTGTATGTCATGCCACTGTTAGATTTTGTCTGTGTTTAATCTTCTGCTTATTCTTTTTTCCATGCTCTTACCATTTGTTCTAAACTGATGAATAGGATTGGTGAGGGCTGTGGGGTCATGGTTTTGGAGGTGAGTGGTTTGGGACTTTAGGTATTGTTGCTTAAAACCAATCATTACTTCCAGTAACACACAAGGCAGTATTGAAGAGCAATGCCTGTCTTTTCTTGACATTTCCACTCTCTGCTCATTTTATACGTATTGTAGATTATTTACCTCCAGGTTTTAAAGTCGGCTAGTCGACTCTAGTCACTTGAACACCGATAaggtgactaatcgcgattagtcgagcCTAGTCAACTCCTAACAAAACCATAACAAAACCATATGTATATAGTAGTACACCATAACAAAACCATATGTATATAGTCGAGCCTAGTCATTTTATAGTAGTACACCATAACAAAaccatatgtatatatatagttgtaGCAGGACTGCAATACATTAGTACACTATAGTTGTAGCAGGCACGCACAATACTGCTGAACAAGTGAACAAGCAAAAGAACAAAGGCATTACCGTCTGAAGAGGTGCTCATCTCGGTCTGAAGTTCAGAACAGATTATGAACTGTGAACTCTGAAGAAGTCTGATGTTCTCTAGGGTGGTCAGGAAGTCTGAACTATGAAGAAGTCTGAACTCTGAAGTTTAGGATGGCTGCACGCTGGACGGTGGACACCGGTGGAGGCATGGAGCGGAGGCGGGCGCTGCACACTGGAGGGCGGAGGCTCGAGCACAAGCCTCTGCAGCAGCCACACGATGGAGCAGAGAGCCGCCGGAGTAGAGGGGGCGCAGTCGCACGCTGGAGAAGGGGCGACGGCTACTGTGCGGCTGCTGTGGTACAGTAGGGCAACACAGGGTTTCTACTTTTTACTGTAGAGATGGTGGGCCGGCCGCCAACCCATAGAACATAGGACAGATTACAGGCCCAAACCAGGCATAAACTAGTCGGTCATAACACCTAATCGggtgactaatcgcgattagtcggtgaCTAGAACGACTAATCGGTTCCTAGTTGGCCTAATCGAGTCGAAGCTCCTAATCGTGCTTACTCCGGCGATAAGGCCGACTAatcgcgactaatcgcgattagttggACGACTTTAAAACCTTGTTTACCTCCCTATGTTTTGTCAAAAATTATCCTAGGGCACCCTAATTATTTCATAGTTTAACCATCCACTTCTCTACAGGCACTTGATCATGCAAAGGAACGCGGTGCAAAAATATATGCTGAAGTTCGAGGCTACGGAATGTCTGGTACCCTTGTTATTCCTCAATGAAGATTGTTTATGTCTTGAACACAAAGGTTGTTTCTGTCATTAGTATATGCCAGATTATGAAGCTCAGTTTTTCCCAGGTGATGCACACCACATAACTCAGCCACAAAGTGGTGGTAGAGGTGCTATTTTAGCCATGAAGCGTGCTTTGGACCAGGTGCAAAATCATATGCGCCTTTGTTGTTTTATGCTGCATATTTGAGCTGTTCTTTAGTATAAAAGAAGTTAGGAACGGTATGACTGTTTCTTTAATTTGTGCTCTGATCCTCTTTCCAGTCAGGTCTTCATGTAAATGAAATTGGTTATGTGAATGCGCATGCCACGTCGACTCCTCTTGGTAAGCACTCAGTCACATGCTGAAGACGTTCAGATTAGTCAGTATCGACTTAGCTATAACTTGTGTTCTGTTCTATTTATGGGATAACTTCTGTTTCTGATCGCAAGCTATATGGAACTAGTTTTTGTTTGAACCACAATTATGCTAATCCATGTCGCTTCTGTTTGTTCTGTTCTTTTTAGACAACTTACGATTCCAATTCTGAGCTAATAAATAGAGTAGCAATAGATGACTTGACACTTAATTTGGATTTAACCCACAATCAGGTGATGCTGTGGAGGCGAACGCGATCAAATCTGTATTTGGCGACCACGCAGCATCCGGTGATCTTGCAATATCCTCAACAAAGGTAGCCTCCCACGCCACAGTGCTATCAAAAATTACATCTGTTCTCCCTTCCGTTTTTTCCCCTCCCAGCCCATTCCAACACACGACTTTGTCTAGGGAGCAATTGGTCATCTGCTAGGGGCAGCTGGATCAGTGGAAGCAATCTTCACTGTGCTAGCAATTCACCACGTAC is a genomic window of Zea mays cultivar B73 chromosome 5, Zm-B73-REFERENCE-NAM-5.0, whole genome shotgun sequence containing:
- the LOC100274137 gene encoding putative beta-ketoacyl synthase family protein isoform X1; the encoded protein is MRRALSRRRGPPLSGGSSGEDARAAPVQGGRRRAAREGRGRVRRGHVDQGVMLYFCCSRCPCATDEALRDANWLPSEDDKKERTGVSIGGGIGSISDILDASQMIIENRLRRLSPYFIPKILINMASGHVSMRYGFQGPNHAAVTACATGAHSIGDATRMIQFGDADVMVAGGTESNIDALSIAGFSRLRALSTKYNSSPLLASRPFDCGRDGFVIGEGCGVMVLEALDHAKERGAKIYAEVRGYGMSGDAHHITQPQSGGRGAILAMKRALDQSGLHVNEIGYVNAHATSTPLGDAVEANAIKSVFGDHAASGDLAISSTKGAIGHLLGAAGSVEAIFTVLAIHHGLAPPTLNLERPDPLFEGAFTPLAAPKKMSIRAAISNSFGFGGTNTSLLFSCPP
- the LOC100274137 gene encoding putative beta-ketoacyl synthase family protein isoform X2, with the translated sequence MRRALSRRRGPPLSGGSSGEDARAAPVQGGRRRAAREGRGRVRRGHVDQADEALRDANWLPSEDDKKERTGVSIGGGIGSISDILDASQMIIENRLRRLSPYFIPKILINMASGHVSMRYGFQGPNHAAVTACATGAHSIGDATRMIQFGDADVMVAGGTESNIDALSIAGFSRLRALSTKYNSSPLLASRPFDCGRDGFVIGEGCGVMVLEALDHAKERGAKIYAEVRGYGMSGDAHHITQPQSGGRGAILAMKRALDQSGLHVNEIGYVNAHATSTPLGDAVEANAIKSVFGDHAASGDLAISSTKGAIGHLLGAAGSVEAIFTVLAIHHGLAPPTLNLERPDPLFEGAFTPLAAPKKMSIRAAISNSFGFGGTNTSLLFSCPP
- the LOC100274137 gene encoding putative beta-ketoacyl synthase family protein, giving the protein MSCLRRASRLTRGLSSSSAAEAETLPPPRPSAGRRVVVTGLGAVTPLARGVGATWDRLVAGRCAVRSLAAEDLRFPEEAAGRTLEQLPSRVVAAVPRGKGEDEFAEDTWTKDKSVSGFISYALCAADEALRDANWLPSEDDKKERTGVSIGGGIGSISDILDASQMIIENRLRRLSPYFIPKILINMASGHVSMRYGFQGPNHAAVTACATGAHSIGDATRMIQFGDADVMVAGGTESNIDALSIAGFSRLRALSTKYNSSPLLASRPFDCGRDGFVIGEGCGVMVLEALDHAKERGAKIYAEVRGYGMSGDAHHITQPQSGGRGAILAMKRALDQSGLHVNEIGYVNAHATSTPLGDAVEANAIKSVFGDHAASGDLAISSTKGAIGHLLGAAGSVEAIFTVLAIHHGLAPPTLNLERPDPLFEGAFTPLAAPKKMSIRAAISNSFGFGGTNTSLLFSCPP